Proteins found in one Parasteatoda tepidariorum isolate YZ-2023 chromosome 7, CAS_Ptep_4.0, whole genome shotgun sequence genomic segment:
- the LOC107450644 gene encoding protein GUCD1 isoform X2: MLEGFCLFPVRTFPSFYFKSDSKKIPEVMGGGAREVRSIEIPLVHVQQQLSWDCGVSAVMMVLSEANRSYLKENLDYISEQEGFDKSTWTIDLAYLLHKFGIRHLYSTVTIGVNPGYSEEDFYLRVLQKDAQRINDRFSSAAVNGIQVEKRSVDMEEIIDHLSSGNPAIILVNANLLFCDTCHTKKCLMQMLSCCNSSFSYQGHYIVLCGFDSKECKVLYRNPSVLNITDLYGS, translated from the exons ATGTTGGAAGGTTTCTGTTTGTTTCCTGTTAGAAC atttccttcgttttattttaaatctgattcGAAAAAAATTCCTGAAGTAATGGGTGGTGGAGCTCGTGAAGTACGTTCTATCGAAATTCCATTAGTACATGTGCAACAGCAGTTATCATGGGACTGTGGAGTATCTGCTGTAATGATGGTCCTCAG TGAGGCAAATCGTTCCTATCTAAAAGAAAATCTGGATTATATTTCTGAACAAGAAGGTTTTGACAAgag cacttGGACTATTGATCTTGCATATCTTTTACACAAATTCGGAATTCGGCATCTTTATTCAACTGTAACTATAGGTGTAAATCCTGGATATTCtgaagag GATTTTTATCTAAGAGTCTTGCAAAAAGATGCTCAAAGAATAAATGATAGATTCTCTTCTGCTGCTGTAAATGGAATTCAAGTTGAAAAAAG ATCTGTTGATATGGAAGAGATAATCGATCATTTGAGTTCTGGTAATCCAGCTATTATTCTTGTCAATGCCAACCTTCTGTTCTGTGATACTTGTCACacaaaaaag TGCCTGATGCAAATGCTCAGTTGTTGTAATAGTTCATTTTCTTATCAAG gtcaTTATATTGTGCTTTGTGGTTTTGATAGTAAAGAATGCAAAGTTCTCTACAGAAATCCTTCAGTACTGAACA TAACTGATCTATATGGCAGTTGA
- the LOC107450644 gene encoding protein GUCD1 isoform X1 has protein sequence MLEGFCLFPVRTFPSFYFKSDSKKIPEVMGGGAREVRSIEIPLVHVQQQLSWDCGVSAVMMVLSEANRSYLKENLDYISEQEGFDKSTWTIDLAYLLHKFGIRHLYSTVTIGVNPGYSEEDFYLRVLQKDAQRINDRFSSAAVNGIQVEKRSVDMEEIIDHLSSGNPAIILVNANLLFCDTCHTKKCLMQMLSCCNSSFSYQGHYIVLCGFDSKECKVLYRNPSVLNKVCSIPYDSFETARKSFGTDEDVLFVYFSS, from the exons ATGTTGGAAGGTTTCTGTTTGTTTCCTGTTAGAAC atttccttcgttttattttaaatctgattcGAAAAAAATTCCTGAAGTAATGGGTGGTGGAGCTCGTGAAGTACGTTCTATCGAAATTCCATTAGTACATGTGCAACAGCAGTTATCATGGGACTGTGGAGTATCTGCTGTAATGATGGTCCTCAG TGAGGCAAATCGTTCCTATCTAAAAGAAAATCTGGATTATATTTCTGAACAAGAAGGTTTTGACAAgag cacttGGACTATTGATCTTGCATATCTTTTACACAAATTCGGAATTCGGCATCTTTATTCAACTGTAACTATAGGTGTAAATCCTGGATATTCtgaagag GATTTTTATCTAAGAGTCTTGCAAAAAGATGCTCAAAGAATAAATGATAGATTCTCTTCTGCTGCTGTAAATGGAATTCAAGTTGAAAAAAG ATCTGTTGATATGGAAGAGATAATCGATCATTTGAGTTCTGGTAATCCAGCTATTATTCTTGTCAATGCCAACCTTCTGTTCTGTGATACTTGTCACacaaaaaag TGCCTGATGCAAATGCTCAGTTGTTGTAATAGTTCATTTTCTTATCAAG gtcaTTATATTGTGCTTTGTGGTTTTGATAGTAAAGAATGCAAAGTTCTCTACAGAAATCCTTCAGTACTGAACA AAGTGTGCTCTATACCTTATGACTCATTTGAAACTGCCAGGAAAAGCTTTGGAACTGATGAAGATGTATTATTTGTATACTTTAGCTCTTGA